In the genome of Astatotilapia calliptera chromosome 18, fAstCal1.2, whole genome shotgun sequence, the window ACCTTTATTAATGGAGAGGTAGCCTGGTCAGCCACTGGATCAGTCATTTCTCTTAAGGTTGACAGTCAGAGGTAAGAGAACACCCACGCAGGtataaaagttttaattatattaaaatttCTGCTGCTAGCTATATTTTGTAATAGGTTAGCAATTGATTTGAGTGACAGGACTCCTGTTTCTGTGAACCTTGCTGTCAAATGTCTAATGAATTTGTGATGTTATATGTGATCTTTGGTTCCTTTCTGTGTGCTTCATATGAATAGCACAAATCGTTACTTCCTGTGGAGTGAAACGCCTAAGGTAAAATTTAAAGCTACACTTCTTGAATTTCTGAATCAGTTAacttaaatgcatttttctattggtgcatgtgtgtgtcagaaaaGAATGGGCATTTTTGTTGCAATTATGTCTGTTTGGGGTTGCTGGTCTTAAATACCCAAACACCTCAAACACCTTTAGTAGTTGTGTCTCATGCAAAGACCTGCTGCATAACACGTTAATTTGAGCCTTCTGCATACTAAAAGTTACCGGAAATGCTTGATATACaagaatataaatattttttgttgtttttagaaaTTCTTTTACTGTCTCTGTTACTAAACCTgctttgtgtgcatttttcCTGGGTCTTACATGAATTTGGTTAATATATGCTTATgcttatttacatttaatagacatttttttaaaggttgaaAAATGGGGGATgctgccatgaaagagtttggggCGGCGGCTCCTTACCTGAGAAAGTCAGATAAGGAGCGTCTGGAGGCCCAGACTCGCCCATTTGACATGAAAAAACAGTGTTTCGTTCCTGACCCTGAAGTTGAGTACGTTAAAGCAACAATCACTAGCCGCGATGGCGACAAAGTCACCGTCGACACTGAATTTGGAAAGGTATATTCATCATATCAGTTccattcaaatgtattttagttTTTAGCTTTGTGCAATACCTGGTACTTCTTTTTGCAGACCGTCACAGTGAAGGAGTGCGATGTGCACCCTCAGAACCCGCCTAAGTTTGATAAAATTGAAGACATGGCGATGTTCACCTTCCTCCATGAACCAGCTGTGCTGTTTAACCTCAAAGAGCGTTACGCAGCGTGGATGATCTACGTGAGTTACCAAACTTGAAAGTTATCTTTAGTGAAATAACATTTTCGCATCTGAAACAAAATTTAATATCCCTCTCTTTACATGACAGACCTACTCTGGGTTGTTCTGTGTGACTGTCAATCCCTACAAGTGGCTGCCAGTCTACAATCAGGAGGTGGTCGTTGCCtacagaggaaagaagaggactgaagctcctcctcataTCTTCTCCATCTCTGACAATGGCTACCAGTACATGCTGGCAGGTACAAATATCCCTTTTAGCATTCATCTTGATTGACATTTTGTTTGGACATCGTCGCATTTTCCCTGATTTTCTGATATTCTCTTgctgacagacagagaaaacCAGTCAATCCTTATCACGTAAGTAACTTTACCAACAAGGGTCTTTTTTCAGCAGTTAAGAGTTATACTTCTTGGTCTTGAAATGTATGTCTTTTTCTACTCAGTGGAGAATCTGGAGCTGGAAAGACTGTCAACACCAAGCGTGTCATTCAGTACTTTGCCAGCATTGCTGCTGTCCCAAGTGGGAAGAAAGATTCAGCTGCAGAGAAGAAGGTTCTTACGAGACAAGATTTTCTTAATGTTCGACAAATAAAATATAGTCATAATATTGCTGTTTTTCAaggttcttttttgtttaactAAATCAGGGAACCCTTGAAGATCAAATCATCCAGGCTAACCCCGCTCTAGAGGCCTTTGGCAATGCCAAAACCATTAGGAATGACAACTCCTCCAGATTTGTGAGTGTCTGTATCTGGCTGATGTCAGACTACTTGTTTACATTCATAAATGAAGTTACTTCTTATTCCAAAAATACAAGTGAACACACATTTTCCTCCCAGGGTAAATTCATCCGTATTCATTTTGACAACCGAGGAAAGCTGGCCTCGGCTGACATCGAGACCTGTAAGTAAAATTAAGATAATCCATGTATCCATTTTCTGAgccatttttgtttggttggaGGCCTCTGGAAATATGAACCAAGAGTGCTTTAACCATGCAAAGCCTGTTTAAAACTGGAGTATTATTTcataattaaacatttgaaaaactCTATTAAATTTGTTACTGTGTGTCACACTTTCATACCATTTATAATAACTCATTCAGACCTTTTGGAAAAGTCTCGTGTGACCTTCCAGCTCAAAGCTGAGAGGGACTACCACATTTTCTACCAGATCCTGTCTCAGATAAAGCCTGAACTTCTAGGTAAGGATGAGTACAGGACAGGTGTTTGATTTGTACTCAATCATACATTTCATagtgaaataaacattttctatttaattttagAGATGCTGCTCATCACCAACAACCCTTATGACTACGCCTTCATCTCCCAAGGAGAGACAACAGTAGCCTCTATCAATGATTCTGAAGAGCTGATGGCCACTGATGTGAGTTGAATCTCAGATTCACTGCAGCAATTTTAGTCGAAAattcatttaataaaacaaaaaagaaaatagtaaaattaatgtttttgatTTTCGTCAGGAAGCCTTTGATGTTCTGGGCTTCACTCAAGAAGAGAAGAACAGTATTTACAAGCTTACTGGTGCAATCATGCACTATGGCAACATGAAGTTTAAACAGAAGCAGAGAGAAGAGCAGGCAGAGGCTGATGGTACTGAAGGTGAATATAATTATAACATAATAGATTATATTCAAATAACTAGGCACTCTGACGCCTGACTAATGCCAGACCTGATGAATCAAggaatcacttaaatagaagcTAAATGGAACCTAACAAAGTGAAGGAtacaacaatgtaaaaaaaccCCTCTACAACAGACGACATCTATCAGTCTGCAAAGGGTTAAAAATCAATTTCTTAGGCTTTGGAACTGCAAGAAGCCATGGTGAGAGCCACTATCCACCAGAAAAACAGACAGCTCTGGGGGAGAACAGTTAAAGtacaatttaaagtaaaaaaaatactgaatgtGAATGGATGATGTTATTTTTGTCAGAACATCTTAAActgtgcaaaataaaatatgcaaaaaatgtatCACTGTCACTATTTCTCAGATGCTGACAAAGTTGCATATCTGATGGGCCTGAACTCTGCTGACCTCATCAAAGGTCTCTGTCACCCAAGAGTCAAAGTAGGAAACGAGTGGGTCACCAAAGGACAGAATGTCGCCCAGGTACAGAGTTACAGGGAATTTTGTCAGGCTTTGATTTAATGAAAACGCACCATTTATTTTGAATCACATATTTCCGTTCTAAGGTGTACTACGCTATCGGTGCACTGGCTAAGTCAGTATATGAGAAGATGTTTCTGTGGATGGTGGTGAGAATCAACCAGTCCCTGGACACCAAACAGCCCCGCCAGTATTTTATTGGGGTGCTTGACATTGCTGGATTTGAGATCTTTGATGTGAGTTTGGAAAAATAAGTTCTTATAATCTTATAAATGGTTGTCCCTAATGTAAGGAAGCATTTTAAATCATGAACATACTGTGGTccatttcatttcagttcaacACCTTTGAGCAGATGTGCATCAACTTCACCAATGAAAAACTGCAACAGTTTTTCAACCACCACATGTTTGTACTGGAGCAGGAAGAGTACAAGAAAGAGGGCATCGAATGGGAGTTCATTGATTTTGGTATGGATCTGCAGGCCTGTATCGACCTGATTGAAAAGGTGTGACACTGGACTATATAAAaaatttctatttttatcccactgtttgtgcatgttattcttaaaactaaaatgtatgttaacatttttgtcatgaaaattgtttttcttcattatatTTATCTTAGCCCATGGGTATCATGTCCATCCTTGAAGAGGAGTGCATGTTCCCCAAAGCCAGTGATGCCACCTTTAAAGCTAAGCTCTATGACAACCACCTGGGAAAATCTAACAATTTCCAGAAGCCCAGAGTTGTCAAAGGAAAACCAGAGGCTCATTTTTCCCTTGTGCACTACGCTGGAACTGTTGATTACAATATCAACAACTGGTTGGTGAAGAACAAGGATCCTCTGAATGAGACTGTTGTTGGTCTTTTCCAGAAGTCTAACCTTAAGCTTTTAGGCGTGCTTTTTGCCGGATATGCAGGAGCTGATTCAGGTATTTTGACATCCCATAGTGAAAATTAGAAGTCAATAAtaatttacaacaacaacaacaacagtattGTAATCAATTTTTCTACAGATTTGAAATGCCTTAAAAATCTGTTGTGATCTGTTGGTTCTCTCAATAAAGTTcgacattaatttttttttagctcaggAAGGTGGGAAGGGCAAAGGTGGAACCAAGAAGAAAGGTTCTTCCTTCCAAACTGTATCAGCTTTGCACAGGGTgagatatgtttttattttttaatgtaaaggaGAGATTGTACCGAGTTATACATCATGACTTCAGCAAGAATTTCTCATTAGTTTGATAGAGGTTCAAAACTTTGTTCTGATTTGCCCAGTTTTGAAGTTATAGACACTGAAATTAACCAGGCGACACAAACCCTTTATGAGCTGCATTAGAAAGGTCAACAATCTGACTAAAATTGACTATGGCAACTACTTTGTAAACACCCAAAAGGAAACTTACGTACTTACTGTACTTGGTGTCAAAAGCAATAGCAacaatttacatatgaaaaaCTTTCAGGAGAACTTGAACAAGCTGATGACCAACTTGAGGTCAACTCACCCTCACTTTGTACGCTGCATCATCCCCAACGAGACCAAGACTCCAGGGGCCATGGAGAACCCTCTGGTGATGCACCAGCTGCGCTGTAACGGTGTGCTGGAAGGCATCAGGATCTGCAGAAAGGGTTTCCCCAACAGGATCCTCTATGGAGATTTCAAGCAGAGGTTTAAGTTCTCTTAAAACAAATGCATATTAGTATCAATCCATCCATATTAGTAAGTACTTGAAAAGAAACAACTCTTTCATCTGTTGTTTTTCTAACAAAGGTACCGTATTTTGAACCCTAACGCCATTCCCGAGGGACAGTTCATTGACAACAAGAAGGCTGCTGAAAAACTTTTGGGTTCTTTAGATTTAGACCACAGCCAGTACAAACTGGGACACACCAAGGTCAGTATTTGCATACTTATAGAACACTTTGAACAGAAACAAGCTGTTACTGACTCTGCTATGTGTTGCTGTAAAAGGTGTTTTTCAAGGCTGGGCTGTTGGGCCAGctagaggagatgagagatgacaGATTAGCCTTAATCATCACTGGCATCCAAGCTCGATCAAGAGGCCTTCTGGCAAGAGTTGAATTCCAGAAGATTGTTGAACGCAGGTAACTTATCAAAGCTTGGTCAAATTCTGTTAGCCAACTCAGTTTATGTTGTGCAGCACAATGTCAAAACAGATTTGCATCATTAAAATTTATCATCTGTCCAGTATACAAGACATATTTTCCACTGAACCATATTTTATCACCGAACAAAATATCAAAATGCAATATGTTCATGGACTTATGGACACAAAATACGGCAACTGTCATTAGATACATGCATAGGAGAATGTTGTGAGGGTTtggttaaatatattaaaaacatatttttaatgaaGGATTAACGGTGGGTGGAGTTTTACAAACACTGATTATCTGTTGTCTGCAGGGATGCTCTTCTTGTGATCCAGTGGAACATCCGTGCCTTCATGGGGGTCAAAAATTGGCCCTGGATGAAGATGTTCTTCAAGATCAAACCTCTGCTGAAGTCAGCAGAGACTGAGAAAGAGATGGCCAACATGAAGGAAGAGTTTGCCAAACTGAAAGAGGCTTATGCAAAATCAGAAGCCCGCAGGAAAGAACTGGAAGAGAAAATGGTCACTCTTCTCCAAGAAAAGAACGACCTGCAGCTCCAAGTTCAGGCTGTATGTTAAAGGATAGTTTCTTACAGTATGACAACAAATATCAACATCACatgtattgtgtgtgtttgtcggctTAATGCGTATGTCATACTTTTTGTCTTCAGGAGCAAGACAATCTAGGCGATGCTGAAGAAAGATGTGAGGGGCTGATCAAGAGCAAAATTCAGCTGGAGGCCAAAATCAAAGAGCTGACAGAGAGgctggaggatgaggaggagatgAATGCAGAACTGACTGCTAAGAagaggaagctggaggacgagTGCTCCGAGCTGAAGAAAGACATCGATGACTTAGAGTTAACTCTAGCTAAAGTGGAGAAGGAGAAGCATGCCACTGAGAACAAGGTACAACAAACCTATTAATGACTGTCATTGTGAAATTAATCTGTTACTAAACTGAACCTCTATTCTGGCTATAGGTAAAAAACTTGACTGAGGAAATGGCTGCATTGGATGAAATCATTGCCAAGCTGACCAAGGAAAAGAAAGCTTTACAGGAAGCTCATCAGCAAACTCTGGACGACCTGCAGAGTGAGGAAGACAAAGTCAACTCTCTAACTAAGGCCAAGACTAAGCTGGAGCAGCAAGTGGATGATGTAAGAACATAGACTGACTTTGGTAgttaatgaataataattttaatatatcagtaccattgtaataatatttattttcccccACAGCTTGAGGGGTCTTTAGAGCAAGAAAAGAAAGTCCGTATGGACCTTGAGCGAGCAAAGAGGAAGCTTGAAGGAGACCTCAAGTTAGCTCAAGAAAGTATCATGGACCTAGAAAATGATAAGCAGCAGCTCGAAGAGAGGCTGAAAAAGTAAGATGAGATGGGCAGGTTTACAATgaagcaataaaaacacactttCGATTGTGCCTCAAgtgaaacctttttattttatatccaAAGGAAAGATTTTGAAatcagtcagctgaatggtaaagTTGAGGATGAGCAGGTGATGAGTGCCCAGCTCCAGAAAAAACTGAAGGAGTTGCAGGTAACGAATCAAACAAGAcccatgaaaaagaaaaagaaaaacatatggTTTGGAGGAGTAAAATTAAATGTCAAGGTTTGCTTTTGACTCCGATCTAGGCTCGTATTgaggagctggaggaagagCTAGAAGCAGAGAGAGCTGCTCGAGCCAAGGTGGAGAAGCAGAGAGCTGACCTGGCCAGAGAGCTGGAGGAGATCAGTGAGAGGTTGGAGGAGGCTGgaggagccacagctgcccagATTGAGATGAACAAGAAGAGGGAGGCCGAGTTCCAGAAACTGCGCAGAGACCTCGAAGAGGCCACTCTGCACCACGAAGCCACTACTGCCACACTCAGGAAGAAACAAGCCGACAGTGTTGCTGAGCTGGGAGAGCAGATTGACAACCTGCAGAGAGTCAAGCAGAAACTGGAGAAGGAGAAGAGTGAGCTCAGACTGGAGCTGGATGATGTGGTCTCCAATATGGAACAAATTGTCAAGGCAAAGGTAAGTTACTTTCAGGTATTAGGGATTGTTCTcattgccaaatcaaacattaaTTTTATAATTGTGTACATGATTGGCCATCTACTGCTTTTTGTTCACAGAACAACTTGGAGAAAATGTGCAGGTCTCTGGAAGACCAGATGaatgaatataaaacaaaatcagaagaGGGACAGCGTGCCATCAATGACTTCACCATGCAGAAAGCAAAGCTTCAAACTGAGAACGGTATGCATTAGACCTGAACAGCATATTTTAGTTGTGCCAGTGTGCGGTACTGAATTTAATGTTATGTTTAAATAAGGTGAACTTTTGAGGCAGCTTGAGGAAAAGGATTCTCTGGTGTCTCAACTCACGAGAGGAAAACAGTCGTACACTCAGCAAATTGAAGACCTGAAAAGACAACTGGAGGAAGAAGTCAAGGTAGCAAATAATCATCAGTGTAACCTCATTAGGTAGAGACCATTGGTACACCCAGTTAATAAAGATACACTTTCTTTTAGGCCAAGAACGCATTAGCCCATGCAGTGCAGTCTTCTCGCCATGACTGTGACCTGCTCAGGGAGCAGtatgaggaggagcaggaggctaAAGCTGAACTGCAACGTAGCATGTCCAAGGCCAACTCTGAGGTGGCTCAGTGGAGAACCAAGTATGAAACTGATGCCATCCAGAGGACCGAAGAACTAGAAGAGGCCAAGTAAGCCAAATACACTAAGTCCACGAACTCAGCAAAGGTAAAGAGCGTTTAACCACAAATACATATTTTCATCACCTAGAAAGAAGCTGGCTCAGCGTCTGCAGGAGGCTGAGGAGGCTGTTGAAGCAGTGAATGCTAAATGTTCCTCTCTGGAGAAGACCAAACACAGGCTGCAGAATGAGATTGAAGATCTCATGGTGGATGTAGAGAGGtctaatgctgctgctgctgctctggacaagaaacaaagaaactttGACAAGGTTTTCATCCGGCACTTATTATTTCACTGAAGCAGAAGGTCAATCTTTTatctaaaatgaaaactttcttGTAGGTCTTGGCAGAGTGGAAACAGAAGTACGAGGAGTCTCAAACAGAGCTGGAGAGCTCTCAGAAAGATGCCAGGTCTCTGAGCACTGAGCTCTTCAAACTGAAGAACTCCTATGAAGAATCTCTTGAACATTTGGAGACCATGAAGAGAGAGAACAAGAACTTACAAGGTGACTTAATTACCCATTAAAATCATACATGAACAGTTTGTTCACAGTATAAcggcatttattttttacaatatgCCCTCAGAGGAAATATCTGACCTCACTGAACAAATTAGCGAAGGTGGAAAGAATATTCATGAGCTTGAGAAGATTCGAAAACAGTTGGAACAAGAGAAGTCTGAGATACAGACAGCTCTGGAGGAAGCAGAGGTAAGCTGCTGCATACTGGCCTTTTTCAAATTTGAAAGATTTTAGGTTGTGAGGATTAATTCATTACAAGTTATGTAGTCATTGTGTCTAATTTCTATTTGTGACAGGCCACACTGGAGCATGAGGAAGGGAAGATTCTCAGAGCCCAACTTGAGTTTAACCAAGTAAAGGCTGACATTGAGCGCAAGCTAGCTGAGAAAGATGAAGAAATGGAGCAATCGAAAAGAAACCACCAGCGAACTGTGGATACTCTTCAAAGCTCTCTGGAGGCTGAGACTCGCAGCAGGAATGAGGCCCTGCGTCTGAAAAAGAAGATGGAGGGAGACCTCAATGAGATGGAGATCCAGCTAAGCCAGGCTAACAGGCAGGCAGCTGAGGCCCAGAAACAACTTAAGGCCGTCCATGCCCATCTGAAGGTCTGAATAAACAAGCAGTTCTACTTCtttgaaacaaaaatcaaaaccaaaGTGAAACATCAGTTAaaattttgggggtttttatcTTCAAGGATACTCAACTTCAGCTGGACGACTCTCTGCGAGCCAGTGATGATATGAAGGAAAACATTGTCATTGTTGAGCGACGCAACAACCTTCTTCAGGCTGAagtggaggagctgagagcagCTCTGGATCAAACGGAGAGAAGCCGCAAACTTGCAGAGCAAGAGCTGCTGGATGTCAGTGAGAGAGTGCAGCTACTGCACTCACAGGTAAGACTGGAGAAGACTTGATACAGAAACTATCTATTGAAAATATACtcaggaatttaaaaaatcacatttttcatcTGAACACCAGAACACCAGCCTGATAAACCAAAAGAAGAAGCTGGAGGCTGATACATCCCAGCTTCAAACTGAAGTGGAGGAGTCAGTGCAGGAGTGCAGGAATGCAGAGGAGAAGGCCAAGAAGGCCATCACTGATGCTGCCATGAtggcagaggagctgaagaaaGAGCAGGACACCAGCGCTCATCTGGAGCGAATGAAGAAGAACATGGAGCAAACCATCAAAGACCTGCAGCACCGCCTGGATGAAGCTGAGCAGATCGCCATGAAGGGAGGCAAGAAGCAGATTCAGAAGCTCGAGGCCAGGGTAAGTCAAAATCGTGTTAATGAAGTCAAATCGATATAATAAATTACCAAATcatcaaacaaggaaaatatttagtatgtTATAAGTAATCTTTTTGTTCAACAGATCAGAGAATTGGAGAGTGAAGTTGAAGTTGAACAAAGGAAATCAAGTGATGCCGTCAAGGGAATACGAAAATATGAGAGACGGATTAAAGAGCTGACGTATCAGGTATTTTTGAGTCACCTTAGAGAATGAgggaagaaacagtaaaaattaAATTCATATTTACTTTGACTCAgagaaatacaatttttttcttgtttgct includes:
- the LOC113010937 gene encoding myosin-7-like codes for the protein MGDAAMKEFGAAAPYLRKSDKERLEAQTRPFDMKKQCFVPDPEVEYVKATITSRDGDKVTVDTEFGKTVTVKECDVHPQNPPKFDKIEDMAMFTFLHEPAVLFNLKERYAAWMIYTYSGLFCVTVNPYKWLPVYNQEVVVAYRGKKRTEAPPHIFSISDNGYQYMLADRENQSILITGESGAGKTVNTKRVIQYFASIAAVPSGKKDSAAEKKGTLEDQIIQANPALEAFGNAKTIRNDNSSRFGKFIRIHFDNRGKLASADIETYLLEKSRVTFQLKAERDYHIFYQILSQIKPELLEMLLITNNPYDYAFISQGETTVASINDSEELMATDEAFDVLGFTQEEKNSIYKLTGAIMHYGNMKFKQKQREEQAEADGTEDADKVAYLMGLNSADLIKGLCHPRVKVGNEWVTKGQNVAQVYYAIGALAKSVYEKMFLWMVVRINQSLDTKQPRQYFIGVLDIAGFEIFDFNTFEQMCINFTNEKLQQFFNHHMFVLEQEEYKKEGIEWEFIDFGMDLQACIDLIEKPMGIMSILEEECMFPKASDATFKAKLYDNHLGKSNNFQKPRVVKGKPEAHFSLVHYAGTVDYNINNWLVKNKDPLNETVVGLFQKSNLKLLGVLFAGYAGADSAQEGGKGKGGTKKKGSSFQTVSALHRENLNKLMTNLRSTHPHFVRCIIPNETKTPGAMENPLVMHQLRCNGVLEGIRICRKGFPNRILYGDFKQRYRILNPNAIPEGQFIDNKKAAEKLLGSLDLDHSQYKLGHTKVFFKAGLLGQLEEMRDDRLALIITGIQARSRGLLARVEFQKIVERRDALLVIQWNIRAFMGVKNWPWMKMFFKIKPLLKSAETEKEMANMKEEFAKLKEAYAKSEARRKELEEKMVTLLQEKNDLQLQVQAEQDNLGDAEERCEGLIKSKIQLEAKIKELTERLEDEEEMNAELTAKKRKLEDECSELKKDIDDLELTLAKVEKEKHATENKVKNLTEEMAALDEIIAKLTKEKKALQEAHQQTLDDLQSEEDKVNSLTKAKTKLEQQVDDLEGSLEQEKKVRMDLERAKRKLEGDLKLAQESIMDLENDKQQLEERLKKKDFEISQLNGKVEDEQVMSAQLQKKLKELQARIEELEEELEAERAARAKVEKQRADLARELEEISERLEEAGGATAAQIEMNKKREAEFQKLRRDLEEATLHHEATTATLRKKQADSVAELGEQIDNLQRVKQKLEKEKSELRLELDDVVSNMEQIVKAKNNLEKMCRSLEDQMNEYKTKSEEGQRAINDFTMQKAKLQTENGELLRQLEEKDSLVSQLTRGKQSYTQQIEDLKRQLEEEVKAKNALAHAVQSSRHDCDLLREQYEEEQEAKAELQRSMSKANSEVAQWRTKYETDAIQRTEELEEAKKKLAQRLQEAEEAVEAVNAKCSSLEKTKHRLQNEIEDLMVDVERSNAAAAALDKKQRNFDKVLAEWKQKYEESQTELESSQKDARSLSTELFKLKNSYEESLEHLETMKRENKNLQEEISDLTEQISEGGKNIHELEKIRKQLEQEKSEIQTALEEAEATLEHEEGKILRAQLEFNQVKADIERKLAEKDEEMEQSKRNHQRTVDTLQSSLEAETRSRNEALRLKKKMEGDLNEMEIQLSQANRQAAEAQKQLKAVHAHLKDTQLQLDDSLRASDDMKENIVIVERRNNLLQAEVEELRAALDQTERSRKLAEQELLDVSERVQLLHSQNTSLINQKKKLEADTSQLQTEVEESVQECRNAEEKAKKAITDAAMMAEELKKEQDTSAHLERMKKNMEQTIKDLQHRLDEAEQIAMKGGKKQIQKLEARIRELESEVEVEQRKSSDAVKGIRKYERRIKELTYQTEEDRKNLTRLQDLVDKLQLKVKSYKKAAEEAEEQANSNLTKFRKLQHELDEAEERADIAESQVNKLRVKSRDAGSKKGHDEE